One window from the genome of Micromonospora aurantiaca ATCC 27029 encodes:
- a CDS encoding bifunctional cytidylyltransferase/SDR family oxidoreductase → MTQDHTTAPDAAPASPAPWRPARTVAVILAGGTGTRLGLGIPKQLLKIAGKPIIEHTLAVFEAAPEIDEIIVLMATGHVDDARRIVADAGFRKVTKVIEGGETRNDTTRIALDAVGEGDVNILFHDAVRPLVSARIVRECVNALWTYSAVDVAIPSADTIIQVDADDCITDIPVRSRLRRGQTPQAFRSGTIREAYRRAEGDPDFAATDDCGVVLRYLPGTPIKVIDGSDENIKVTHPVDVHLADKLFQLAAAQAPRLTDHRSYAEELTGRTIVVFGGSYGIGHDLAELARGYGAQVFPFSRSTTGTHVERAEDVAAALKTAFEATGRIDHVVVTAGILEKGALAEMDSETMDRLLHVNFVGPVTIARQSLPYLQQTKGQLLLYTSSSYTRGRARYALYSATKAALVNLTQALADEWAEFGVRVNCVNPERTATPMRTRAFGEEPEHTLLSSEAVAQASLDVLISDLTGQVVDVRRSPGEQVAAVPAQPGPHRSELSADA, encoded by the coding sequence ATGACGCAGGACCACACCACCGCACCGGACGCCGCGCCGGCGAGCCCGGCACCCTGGCGCCCCGCGCGTACGGTGGCCGTGATCCTGGCCGGGGGGACCGGCACGCGCCTCGGGCTGGGCATCCCGAAGCAGCTCCTCAAGATCGCCGGTAAGCCGATCATCGAGCACACCCTCGCCGTCTTCGAGGCCGCGCCGGAGATCGACGAGATCATCGTGCTGATGGCCACCGGTCACGTCGACGACGCGCGGCGCATCGTCGCCGACGCCGGCTTCCGCAAGGTCACCAAGGTGATCGAGGGCGGCGAGACCCGCAACGACACCACCCGGATCGCGCTCGACGCGGTCGGCGAGGGCGACGTCAACATCCTCTTCCACGACGCGGTCCGCCCGCTTGTCAGCGCCCGGATCGTGCGCGAGTGCGTCAACGCGCTCTGGACGTACTCGGCTGTCGACGTGGCCATCCCGTCCGCCGACACGATCATCCAGGTCGACGCGGACGACTGCATCACCGACATCCCGGTCCGCTCCCGGCTGCGCCGCGGCCAGACCCCGCAGGCGTTCCGCTCCGGCACCATCCGCGAGGCGTACCGCCGCGCCGAGGGCGACCCCGACTTCGCCGCCACCGACGACTGCGGCGTGGTGCTGCGCTACCTGCCCGGCACGCCGATCAAGGTGATCGACGGCTCGGACGAGAACATCAAGGTCACCCACCCGGTCGACGTGCACCTGGCCGACAAGCTGTTCCAGCTCGCCGCCGCGCAGGCGCCCCGGCTGACCGACCACCGCAGCTACGCCGAGGAGCTGACCGGCCGGACCATCGTGGTCTTCGGCGGCAGCTACGGCATCGGCCACGACCTGGCCGAACTGGCCCGCGGCTACGGCGCCCAGGTCTTCCCGTTCAGCCGCTCCACCACCGGCACGCACGTCGAGCGCGCCGAGGACGTGGCCGCCGCGCTGAAGACCGCGTTCGAGGCCACCGGCCGGATCGACCACGTGGTGGTCACCGCCGGCATCCTGGAGAAGGGCGCGCTGGCCGAGATGGACTCCGAGACGATGGACCGTCTCCTGCACGTCAACTTCGTCGGGCCGGTCACCATCGCGCGCCAGTCCCTGCCGTACCTCCAGCAGACCAAGGGCCAGCTGCTGCTCTACACGTCCAGCTCCTACACCCGGGGCCGGGCCCGCTACGCGCTCTACTCGGCCACCAAGGCCGCGCTGGTCAACCTGACCCAGGCGCTCGCCGACGAGTGGGCCGAGTTCGGCGTACGCGTCAACTGCGTCAACCCGGAACGCACCGCCACCCCGATGCGGACGCGGGCGTTCGGCGAGGAGCCGGAGCACACGCTGCTCTCCTCCGAGGCGGTCGCGCAGGCGTCCCTGGACGTGCTGATCTCCGACCTGACCGGCCAGGTGGTCGACGTGCGCCGGTCCCCTGGCGAGCAGGTGGCCGCCGTACCGGCGCAGCCGGGCCCGCACCGGTCCGAGCTGTCCGCCGACGCCTGA
- a CDS encoding ABC transporter ATP-binding protein → MAEQTLPLNAGPVTDSGRVPTVVVDDVHVIYRIHKGASGGTTPVSALKRIVSRTKAPNIREVHAVKGVSFTAYEGEAIGLIGSNGSGKSTLLRAIAGLLPPARGAVYTKGQPSLLGVNAALLNDLSGERNVVLGCLAMGMPPEEVKRIAPEIIEFSGINERGDFASLPMRTYSSGMGARLRFAISSAKKHDVLLIDEALATGDRKFRVRSEQRVRELRDSAGTVFLVSHSIGSIRDTCERTIWLESGVLKMDGPTKEVCDAYENQK, encoded by the coding sequence GTGGCTGAGCAGACCCTGCCGCTGAACGCCGGCCCGGTGACCGACTCGGGTCGCGTCCCCACGGTGGTGGTGGACGACGTGCACGTGATCTACCGGATCCACAAGGGCGCGAGCGGCGGCACCACCCCGGTCTCCGCGCTCAAGCGGATCGTCTCCCGCACCAAGGCGCCGAACATCCGCGAGGTGCACGCGGTCAAGGGCGTGAGCTTCACCGCGTACGAGGGTGAGGCGATCGGCCTGATCGGCAGCAACGGCTCCGGCAAGTCCACGCTGCTGCGCGCCATCGCCGGGCTGCTCCCGCCGGCCCGCGGCGCCGTCTACACCAAGGGCCAGCCGTCGCTGCTCGGCGTGAACGCCGCGCTGCTGAACGACCTGTCCGGCGAGCGCAACGTGGTGCTCGGCTGCCTGGCCATGGGCATGCCGCCGGAGGAGGTCAAGCGGATCGCCCCGGAGATCATCGAGTTCTCCGGGATCAACGAGCGCGGCGACTTCGCCTCGCTGCCGATGCGCACCTACTCCTCCGGCATGGGCGCGCGGCTGCGCTTCGCGATCTCCTCGGCGAAGAAGCACGACGTGCTGCTCATCGACGAGGCGCTGGCCACCGGCGACCGCAAGTTCCGGGTCCGCAGCGAGCAGCGGGTCCGCGAGCTGCGCGACAGCGCCGGCACCGTCTTCCTGGTCAGCCACTCGATCGGCTCGATCCGGGACACCTGCGAGCGGACCATCTGGCTGGAGAGCGGCGTCCTGAAGATGGACGGCCCCACCAAGGAGGTCTGCGACGCGTACGAGAACCAGAAGTAG
- a CDS encoding ABC transporter permease produces the protein MANTAVADPESGLTRAQLAQRYGLRVAGERPALGEYARRLWAYRHFMTAYSRAKVASSLSNTQLGQLWQVLTPLTNAAVYFLIFGVILAQHRNVPNFIAYLCTGIFIFIFTQTAASNGTSAITGNLGLIRALQFPRAALPITVTLVQLQQLLMSMVVLAAIVLLTGEPITFRWVLIVPMLLLQTIFNVGLSMVMARLGSKATDLKQVMPFVMRTWLYASGVLYPVALIREHLPNWAANILEWNPPLVFIELARYALLDSHQPNLISSPLKLWAMGLFWAVVMGIGGFVYFWRGEKEYGRG, from the coding sequence ATGGCCAACACCGCGGTGGCCGACCCCGAATCCGGACTGACCCGGGCCCAGCTGGCCCAGCGGTACGGGCTACGGGTGGCCGGGGAACGACCCGCCCTGGGCGAGTACGCCCGCAGGTTGTGGGCGTACCGGCACTTCATGACCGCGTACTCGCGGGCGAAGGTCGCCTCCTCGCTGAGCAACACCCAGCTCGGTCAGCTCTGGCAGGTGCTGACACCGCTCACCAACGCGGCGGTCTACTTCCTGATCTTCGGCGTGATCCTGGCCCAGCACCGGAACGTGCCGAACTTCATCGCGTACCTGTGCACTGGCATCTTCATCTTCATCTTCACCCAGACCGCGGCGTCCAACGGCACCAGCGCGATCACCGGAAACCTGGGCCTGATCCGGGCGCTCCAGTTCCCGCGGGCCGCGCTGCCGATCACCGTGACGCTGGTCCAGCTCCAGCAGCTGCTCATGTCGATGGTGGTGCTGGCCGCGATCGTGCTGCTGACCGGCGAGCCGATCACCTTCCGCTGGGTGCTGATCGTCCCCATGCTGCTGCTCCAGACGATCTTCAACGTCGGGCTGAGCATGGTGATGGCCCGACTCGGCTCCAAGGCCACCGACCTCAAGCAGGTCATGCCGTTCGTGATGCGCACCTGGCTGTACGCCTCGGGCGTGCTCTACCCGGTGGCACTCATCCGCGAGCACCTGCCGAACTGGGCGGCAAACATCCTGGAGTGGAACCCGCCGCTGGTCTTCATCGAGCTGGCCCGCTACGCGCTGCTCGATTCGCACCAGCCGAACCTGATCAGCTCCCCGCTGAAGCTGTGGGCGATGGGCCTGTTCTGGGCGGTCGTGATGGGCATCGGCGGGTTCGTCTACTTCTGGCGCGGAGAGAAGGAGTACGGCCGTGGCTGA
- a CDS encoding TetR/AcrR family transcriptional regulator, with the protein MTTEKRRAPAGAAVLRGEITSAIRAAVMQELAEVGYGRLSIEAVARRAGVSKTAIYRRWRSKLDLVLDMVSAVAGRNIPLLDTGSLLGDLEILLHVMARALRHRLAAQIIPDLLAEAARNPQIAEKLQAALDDYQQAIGRILIGRAVERGELSADTDRRAAVDLIVGPVYWRMAISRAPLEPTEVPRMAAAIVAALRVACVGPVRDEVEV; encoded by the coding sequence GTGACGACCGAGAAGAGGCGTGCCCCGGCCGGCGCGGCGGTGCTGCGCGGGGAGATCACCAGTGCCATCCGCGCCGCCGTGATGCAGGAGTTGGCCGAGGTGGGCTACGGTCGCCTCTCCATCGAGGCGGTGGCCCGCCGGGCCGGTGTGAGCAAGACCGCCATCTACCGCCGCTGGCGTTCCAAGCTCGACCTGGTGCTGGACATGGTCTCGGCGGTGGCGGGGCGGAACATCCCGCTGCTGGACACCGGCAGCCTCCTCGGTGACCTGGAGATCCTGCTGCACGTGATGGCGCGTGCGTTGCGTCACCGGCTGGCCGCGCAGATCATCCCGGACCTGCTGGCCGAGGCGGCCCGCAACCCGCAGATCGCGGAGAAGCTGCAGGCCGCCCTGGACGACTACCAGCAGGCCATCGGCCGGATCCTGATCGGCCGGGCGGTCGAGCGCGGTGAGCTGTCCGCGGACACCGACCGGCGCGCCGCCGTCGATCTCATCGTCGGCCCGGTCTACTGGCGGATGGCGATCTCCCGGGCCCCGCTGGAGCCCACCGAGGTGCCCCGGATGGCGGCCGCGATCGTCGCCGCTCTGCGGGTAGCATGCGTGGGGCCTGTACGCGACGAGGTGGAAGTCTGA
- a CDS encoding DegT/DnrJ/EryC1/StrS family aminotransferase — protein MVGPHPEFIPPARPIIGEAEIEAAVRVLRSGRVVQGPEVAAFEEEFGDLVGGRHCVAVNSGTSALQLSLMALGFGPGDEIIVPSFSFAASGNAVRLVGAEPVFVDIEPGSFCVDPEAVAAAITPKTVAIMPVHLYGHPAAMDRIMAIAQQHGLAVVEDAAQAHGAELNGTPVGAFGTAGCFSFYPTKNMHSLEGGMITTADADLARTLRLLRNQGMEQRYANEIVGANMRMTDVAAAIGRVQLTQLAEWTEQRRANAKFLDSAITGMVTPPVADGAKHVYHQYTVRVRADRDAAQARLTELGIGNAVYYPTPIHRLKPYLNADGKPGAWDLPETERAAAEVVSLPVHPSLSPADLERIAEGANLAGGAR, from the coding sequence ATGGTCGGGCCGCATCCAGAGTTCATTCCCCCCGCACGGCCGATCATCGGCGAAGCCGAGATCGAGGCGGCCGTCCGGGTGCTGCGGAGCGGCCGGGTCGTGCAGGGCCCCGAGGTCGCCGCGTTCGAGGAGGAGTTCGGCGACCTGGTCGGCGGCCGGCACTGCGTCGCCGTCAACTCCGGCACCTCCGCGCTCCAGCTGTCGCTGATGGCGCTCGGCTTCGGCCCGGGTGACGAGATCATCGTCCCGTCCTTCTCCTTCGCCGCCAGCGGCAACGCGGTCCGGCTGGTCGGCGCCGAGCCGGTCTTCGTGGACATCGAGCCGGGCAGCTTCTGCGTCGACCCGGAGGCGGTCGCCGCGGCGATCACGCCGAAGACGGTCGCGATCATGCCGGTGCACCTCTACGGCCACCCGGCCGCGATGGACCGGATCATGGCGATCGCGCAGCAGCACGGCCTCGCAGTGGTCGAGGACGCCGCGCAGGCGCACGGCGCCGAGCTGAACGGCACCCCGGTCGGCGCGTTCGGCACCGCCGGCTGCTTCAGCTTCTACCCGACGAAGAACATGCACTCCCTTGAGGGCGGCATGATCACCACCGCCGACGCGGACCTCGCCCGGACCCTGCGGCTGCTGCGCAACCAGGGCATGGAGCAGCGGTACGCCAACGAGATCGTCGGCGCCAACATGCGGATGACCGACGTGGCCGCCGCCATCGGCCGGGTGCAGCTCACCCAGCTCGCCGAGTGGACCGAGCAGCGCCGCGCCAACGCCAAGTTCCTCGACTCGGCGATCACCGGCATGGTCACCCCGCCCGTCGCCGACGGCGCCAAGCACGTCTACCACCAGTACACCGTGCGGGTGCGGGCCGACCGGGACGCCGCCCAGGCCCGCCTCACCGAGCTGGGCATCGGCAACGCGGTCTACTACCCGACCCCGATCCACCGGCTCAAGCCGTACCTCAACGCCGACGGCAAGCCGGGCGCGTGGGACCTGCCGGAGACCGAGCGGGCCGCCGCCGAGGTGGTCTCGCTGCCGGTGCACCCGTCGCTGAGCCCCGCCGACCTGGAGCGGATCGCCGAGGGCGCGAACCTGGCCGGGGGTGCCCGATGA
- a CDS encoding Gfo/Idh/MocA family protein yields the protein MSGRKLRAGLIGLGAMGRNHARVLSNLDGVELVGVVDPAGDVTGTLRAPVVPELSDLLALGVDYAVVACPTALHEPIGMELAANGVCALIEKPLAQSVDAATRLVEAFENAGLVAGVGHIERYNPALQSLRTRLEAGELGEVFQVVTRRQGPFPHRIADVGVVMDLATHDIDLTAWVTGQQYSSVAARTVSRSGRLHEDMVAVVGQLADGTMVNHLVNWLSPLKERSTVVTGDKGCFVADTLTADLTFYANAAIDTEWEALRAFRGVAEGDMVRYAIPKREPLLVEHERFRDAVEGKQSDIVTLRQGLRTVQVAAALLESSADGKVVSVAASGSDAEPALR from the coding sequence ATGAGCGGACGGAAGCTGCGGGCCGGCCTGATCGGCCTCGGCGCGATGGGCCGCAACCACGCCCGCGTGCTGTCCAACCTGGACGGCGTCGAGCTGGTCGGCGTGGTCGACCCGGCCGGCGACGTGACCGGCACGCTGCGCGCGCCCGTCGTACCCGAGCTGAGCGACCTGCTCGCCCTCGGCGTCGACTACGCGGTGGTGGCCTGCCCGACGGCGCTGCACGAGCCGATCGGCATGGAACTGGCCGCCAACGGCGTCTGCGCGCTCATCGAGAAGCCGCTCGCCCAGTCCGTCGACGCCGCCACCCGGCTGGTCGAGGCGTTCGAGAACGCCGGCCTGGTCGCCGGCGTCGGGCACATCGAGCGCTACAACCCGGCGCTGCAGAGCCTGCGCACCCGCCTGGAGGCGGGCGAGCTGGGCGAGGTGTTCCAGGTCGTGACCCGGCGCCAGGGCCCGTTCCCGCACCGGATCGCCGACGTCGGCGTGGTGATGGACCTGGCCACCCACGACATCGACCTGACCGCCTGGGTGACCGGCCAGCAGTACAGCTCGGTCGCCGCCCGCACCGTCTCGCGCAGCGGCCGGCTGCACGAGGACATGGTCGCCGTGGTCGGCCAGCTCGCCGACGGCACGATGGTCAACCACCTGGTGAACTGGCTCAGCCCGCTCAAGGAGCGGTCGACTGTGGTCACCGGTGACAAGGGCTGCTTCGTGGCCGACACGCTCACCGCCGACCTGACCTTCTACGCCAACGCCGCCATCGACACCGAGTGGGAGGCGCTGCGGGCGTTCCGCGGCGTGGCCGAGGGCGACATGGTCCGCTACGCGATCCCGAAGCGGGAGCCGCTGCTGGTCGAGCACGAGCGCTTCCGGGACGCGGTCGAGGGCAAGCAGAGCGACATCGTCACGCTGCGGCAGGGTCTGCGTACCGTGCAGGTCGCGGCCGCCCTGCTGGAGTCGTCCGCCGACGGCAAGGTCGTGTCCGTCGCGGCCAGCGGCAGCGACGCGGAGCCGGCACTGCGATGA